The following coding sequences are from one Virgibacillus necropolis window:
- a CDS encoding CdaR family protein, with protein MDNWFKSKWFVRIISLAFAILLYVFVSLTLYDSESENDSRIPDGSDDLETIEKFPVDIQIDEEKYVVSGVPEYVTVQLQGNPGVLVPAVRQPSFDVYVDLEGIGAGEHTVELEYSNVPNNLGVYIEPKELDIVIEERASEEFNVNVDFLNTDELSEGFEIGSSEVEPKSVTITSSKKIIDQIGIVKVFVDVAGLDESIESREVPVNVYDSQGNELNVNIEPENVVVSAELLNPSKMVPVAVPTTGELPKEYVLSSIKANIEEVEIFATSSVLEGIDKVTTEDINLSEITESQTIEAKLALPEGTSVPETKTVEVEVELKRTKTIDDVAIDVENSGNGQDIEFTTPSDAIMNVVVAGSEESISELTKEDVQLFVDVEGLEEGEHQVPVTIKGPKNVTVKAEMEQVTIEIT; from the coding sequence ATGGATAATTGGTTTAAAAGTAAATGGTTTGTTCGCATTATCTCGCTTGCATTTGCAATTTTACTGTATGTATTTGTGTCGTTGACTTTGTATGATAGTGAATCAGAAAATGATTCCCGAATCCCAGATGGTTCTGATGATCTAGAAACGATTGAAAAGTTTCCAGTTGATATTCAAATTGATGAGGAAAAATATGTTGTTAGTGGTGTACCTGAATATGTGACTGTTCAACTTCAAGGAAATCCTGGTGTTTTGGTTCCGGCCGTTCGCCAACCAAGTTTTGATGTGTATGTCGATTTAGAAGGTATAGGTGCGGGCGAACATACGGTGGAGCTTGAGTATTCCAATGTGCCAAATAATCTAGGGGTTTATATTGAGCCGAAAGAACTCGATATCGTCATTGAAGAGCGGGCATCAGAAGAGTTTAATGTTAATGTAGACTTTTTAAATACAGATGAACTAAGTGAAGGCTTTGAAATAGGATCTTCAGAAGTTGAACCGAAATCTGTCACGATTACTAGTTCAAAAAAAATTATTGATCAAATAGGTATAGTAAAGGTATTTGTGGATGTAGCTGGCCTTGATGAATCGATTGAAAGTCGAGAAGTACCAGTAAATGTGTATGATAGTCAAGGAAATGAATTGAATGTAAACATAGAACCTGAGAACGTGGTCGTTTCAGCCGAACTTCTGAATCCGAGTAAAATGGTTCCAGTAGCGGTTCCTACAACAGGTGAATTACCTAAAGAATATGTACTTTCATCAATTAAAGCAAATATAGAGGAAGTTGAAATTTTTGCAACCAGTTCAGTTTTAGAAGGTATTGATAAAGTGACAACGGAAGATATTAACTTATCAGAAATAACGGAGTCACAAACAATAGAAGCTAAACTTGCGTTGCCAGAGGGTACAAGCGTTCCGGAGACAAAAACAGTAGAAGTGGAAGTAGAATTAAAACGGACTAAAACGATAGATGATGTCGCAATCGATGTAGAAAACTCTGGTAATGGACAAGACATAGAGTTTACAACTCCAAGCGATGCCATAATGAATGTAGTTGTAGCTGGGTCGGAAGAAAGTATAAGTGAATTAACTAAAGAAGACGTTCAATTATTTGTTGATGTTGAGGGACTTGAAGAAGGAGAACATCAGGTACCCGTAACTATAAAAGGCCCGAAAAATGTCACAGTTAAAGCTGAAATGGAACAGGTGACGATTGAAATTACGTAA
- the cdaA gene encoding diadenylate cyclase CdaA, with product MLDGGFDVFDLLRIGVDIAVVWYILYKLIMLIRGTKAIQLLKGILVILIVWIISLVFNLQTIQWLTDYAIRWGFVVIIILFQPELRRALEQLGRGNIFSRNTKSEEEILEQTIEAFIHSCGYMAKRRIGALITIERETGIGDYAETGIPIGGKLTHQLLTNIFTPNTPLHDGAVIMRGEEIVAAACYLPLSESPFISKELGTRHRAAMGISEVTDALTIIVSEETGNVSCTKNGELHRDLDLNALRELLKENLSLSIKAPESKSWKWRGKKNG from the coding sequence ATGCTTGATGGGGGATTTGATGTATTTGACCTCTTACGTATCGGCGTAGATATAGCTGTCGTTTGGTACATACTATATAAATTAATTATGCTAATTCGTGGTACAAAAGCAATTCAGCTACTTAAAGGGATTTTGGTTATATTAATCGTATGGATTATCAGTCTTGTTTTTAATTTACAAACCATTCAGTGGTTAACAGATTATGCGATAAGATGGGGATTCGTCGTTATTATTATATTATTCCAACCCGAGTTAAGACGTGCACTGGAGCAGCTTGGTAGGGGTAATATATTCTCTAGAAACACAAAATCTGAAGAAGAAATTTTAGAACAAACTATCGAAGCTTTTATACATTCTTGCGGCTATATGGCAAAACGCCGCATTGGTGCACTAATTACGATAGAACGAGAAACAGGAATTGGCGATTATGCCGAAACTGGAATACCAATTGGTGGTAAGCTTACTCATCAATTATTAACTAACATTTTCACACCGAATACACCACTCCATGATGGCGCTGTGATTATGCGCGGTGAAGAAATAGTTGCTGCCGCTTGTTATTTACCATTATCAGAAAGCCCTTTTATTTCAAAAGAACTTGGCACAAGGCACCGAGCTGCAATGGGTATTAGTGAAGTAACAGATGCTCTTACGATTATCGTATCTGAGGAAACTGGTAATGTCTCTTGTACAAAAAATGGTGAGTTGCACCGTGATTTGGACTTAAATGCACTACGAGAACTTTTAAAAGAAAATTTATCATTATCGATAAAAGCCCCTGAATCAAAGTCCTGGAAATGGAGGGGGAAAAAGAATGGATAA
- a CDS encoding zf-HC2 domain-containing protein, with protein MKCEKEAIMLMHKYLDGDLTKPEEVNLRGHLETCEDCQQHFHELKRTITWVQSAEKLSAPEDFAKSVMNKLPKERRRVSYMRWFKAHPVITAAAIFFIFMFSGVLSAWNQSSELVVSKQENLIIKGGTVVVPEGVTVSGDLLVKNGNLKIDGTVDGNVTLINGNLIDDSIDGEGLMASVGEVNGDFEEVDQVFEWMWYHLQEIFESIFSLGQVWVN; from the coding sequence ATGAAATGCGAAAAAGAAGCTATCATGCTTATGCATAAATATTTAGATGGAGATTTAACTAAACCAGAAGAAGTAAATTTGCGAGGACATTTAGAGACTTGTGAAGATTGTCAACAGCATTTTCATGAGTTAAAGCGCACGATTACCTGGGTGCAAAGTGCCGAAAAGCTATCCGCACCTGAAGACTTCGCCAAAAGCGTGATGAATAAATTACCAAAAGAGAGACGAAGAGTTAGCTATATGCGTTGGTTCAAGGCACACCCAGTAATTACAGCTGCCGCGATATTTTTTATTTTCATGTTTAGCGGTGTACTATCGGCATGGAATCAGAGTAGTGAATTAGTTGTTTCCAAGCAAGAGAACTTGATAATTAAAGGGGGTACTGTTGTTGTACCTGAAGGTGTTACCGTATCTGGTGATTTGTTAGTGAAAAACGGCAACTTGAAAATTGATGGTACAGTAGATGGTAATGTAACCCTAATCAACGGTAATTTAATAGATGATTCAATTGATGGCGAAGGACTAATGGCATCAGTCGGAGAGGTGAATGGAGATTTTGAGGAAGTTGATCAAGTGTTTGAGTGGATGTGGTACCATTTACAGGAAATCTTCGAAAGTATTTTCTCCCTTGGTCAAGTATGGGTTAATTAA
- the sigW gene encoding RNA polymerase sigma factor SigW, producing MDLIIKEKIKQVKKGDQTAFEDVVTFYQHKIYQHCYRMLGNAHEAEDIAQEAFIRAYMNIDSYDITRKFSTWLYRIATNLTIDRIRKRKPDYYLDAEVKGADGLNMYSQLESDNILPEEEVENLELKSYIHHEISELPPKYRSIIILRYLEEFSLKEISDILDIPLGTVKTRIHRGREALRKKLRHV from the coding sequence ATGGATTTAATAATAAAAGAAAAAATAAAACAAGTGAAAAAAGGCGACCAAACTGCATTTGAAGATGTGGTTACTTTTTATCAGCATAAGATTTATCAGCATTGTTACCGAATGCTTGGTAACGCGCACGAGGCGGAGGATATAGCGCAAGAGGCTTTTATTCGAGCATACATGAATATTGATTCGTATGATATAACCAGAAAGTTTTCAACGTGGCTGTATCGCATCGCGACGAATTTGACCATTGATCGAATACGAAAACGGAAGCCAGATTATTATCTTGATGCAGAGGTTAAGGGAGCGGATGGCTTAAACATGTATTCCCAGCTTGAATCGGATAATATTTTGCCAGAAGAGGAAGTAGAGAATCTTGAACTGAAAAGCTATATTCATCATGAAATTTCAGAGCTACCACCTAAATACCGATCGATTATTATACTACGGTATTTAGAAGAGTTTTCCCTAAAAGAGATAAGCGACATCCTAGATATTCCTTTAGGAACGGTAAAAACGAGGATTCACCGGGGTAGGGAAGCTTTACGGAAGAAGCTTCGTCACGTGTAA
- a CDS encoding aspartyl-phosphate phosphatase Spo0E family protein, with protein MITLSTTHSYTSEAVIKSSKQLDSLLNTYQKAVKSA; from the coding sequence ATGATTACCTTGAGTACTACCCACAGCTATACTTCTGAGGCAGTAATTAAATCTAGTAAGCAATTAGATTCGCTCCTCAACACCTACCAGAAGGCAGTAAAAAGTGCTTAA
- the rocF gene encoding arginase, which translates to MKKNISIIGVPMHLGQPLPGTDLGPDAIRHAGAVQKLKRLQHDVEDLGNIKIEFVSGEEQREENLLNLQDIIDSSTTLAKKTDDVLTAKRFPLLFGGDHSMAIGSLAGISKHYENLGVIWYDAHGDLNDSRTSPSGNIHGMPLAVSLGIGHKELTSIHGDQPKVKPENLVIIGARDLDPGEKELIRERGIRVYSMREVDELGMNAVIQKTIEYLKERTDGIHLSLDLDGLDPTETPGVGTPVYGGPSYRETRHAMELLHDADVITSAEFVEVNPLLDDKNKTGIVAANLISALFGETLK; encoded by the coding sequence ATGAAGAAAAATATTTCTATTATTGGAGTACCGATGCATTTAGGACAACCGCTTCCAGGAACAGATTTAGGGCCGGACGCAATTCGCCACGCTGGTGCTGTCCAAAAATTAAAGCGTTTACAACATGATGTTGAAGATTTAGGTAATATAAAAATTGAGTTTGTATCAGGTGAAGAACAACGGGAAGAAAACTTGTTAAACCTGCAAGACATTATTGATTCAAGTACAACTCTTGCCAAAAAAACAGATGATGTCTTAACGGCTAAACGATTTCCGCTATTATTTGGTGGAGACCATAGCATGGCAATCGGAAGCCTTGCTGGAATTAGTAAGCATTACGAGAACCTAGGTGTCATCTGGTATGATGCCCATGGTGATTTAAATGATAGCCGAACATCACCGTCAGGAAATATCCATGGAATGCCACTGGCTGTAAGTCTTGGAATTGGTCATAAGGAACTAACATCCATTCATGGGGATCAACCGAAAGTTAAACCTGAGAATTTAGTAATCATTGGAGCGCGTGACTTAGACCCGGGTGAAAAAGAACTTATTAGGGAACGTGGAATCAGGGTTTATTCAATGCGAGAAGTAGATGAATTAGGAATGAACGCTGTTATCCAGAAGACAATTGAATACTTGAAAGAGCGGACAGATGGTATTCATTTAAGTCTTGACTTAGATGGATTGGATCCAACTGAAACACCAGGAGTTGGAACACCAGTTTATGGTGGCCCGTCCTATCGTGAGACACGTCATGCGATGGAATTATTGCATGATGCTGATGTCATTACTTCTGCCGAATTTGTAGAGGTAAATCCGTTACTTGATGACAAAAATAAAACGGGCATTGTGGCAGCGAATTTGATTAGTGCATTATTTGGGGAAACGTTAAAATAA
- a CDS encoding phosphomevalonate kinase produces MTNEKLTIKVPGKLMIAGEFALLEANQRSIVMAVDRFVYATIKDCIENRVSLPKLNLENLKWEIKNNNIHIVTSDRRVNFVENAMNVAYRYVTEQGKSFANFDLAITSELDDDSGIKYGLGSSAAVVTAVIRAVLEKQSMSCSPKLLFKLAAIAHVETQGSGSGADVAASSFGGLVTYTSFQAEWLKDAFGKASSITELVERDWPYFSVKPIELPADIHMLIGWTGSPASTKQFLKKIALVKVRDAGIYNQFIDESALAVSSIIRGVESGDNKQILNGIASNRKTLANLGKHAEADIETALLKILSDIAEKHGGAGKPSGAGGGDCGIVFLPSKEKAERVIQEWEEAGIKQLSLSLNLHGAKLN; encoded by the coding sequence ATGACGAATGAAAAGTTGACTATAAAGGTTCCGGGTAAACTGATGATTGCTGGAGAGTTTGCCTTATTAGAAGCCAACCAACGATCAATAGTAATGGCTGTTGATCGTTTTGTTTATGCAACAATTAAAGACTGTATTGAAAATCGTGTATCCCTTCCGAAATTAAACCTCGAAAACCTTAAATGGGAAATTAAAAATAATAACATACATATCGTGACGAGTGATAGGCGCGTAAACTTTGTTGAAAATGCGATGAACGTAGCATATCGTTATGTAACTGAACAAGGAAAGTCCTTTGCTAATTTTGACTTGGCTATTACGAGTGAATTAGACGATGATTCAGGAATTAAATATGGATTAGGTTCAAGTGCAGCAGTTGTCACAGCGGTGATCAGGGCAGTTTTAGAAAAACAGTCAATGTCCTGCTCACCTAAACTGCTTTTTAAGTTGGCAGCTATTGCTCATGTAGAAACGCAAGGTAGTGGTTCTGGAGCTGATGTAGCAGCATCCTCATTTGGTGGGCTGGTTACTTACACATCCTTTCAAGCGGAATGGTTAAAAGATGCATTTGGTAAGGCGTCATCGATAACTGAATTAGTTGAGCGTGATTGGCCCTATTTTTCCGTTAAACCAATTGAATTACCGGCTGATATCCATATGTTGATTGGCTGGACAGGAAGCCCAGCTTCAACCAAACAATTCCTTAAAAAAATTGCCCTAGTCAAAGTGCGAGACGCGGGTATCTATAATCAGTTTATTGATGAGTCAGCTTTAGCTGTTAGCTCGATTATACGGGGAGTTGAATCTGGTGATAACAAGCAGATACTAAATGGAATAGCTTCTAACAGAAAGACATTAGCAAATCTAGGAAAGCACGCTGAAGCAGATATCGAAACAGCCTTACTTAAAATTTTGTCTGATATTGCAGAGAAACATGGTGGTGCAGGGAAACCATCAGGAGCTGGTGGGGGAGATTGTGGTATTGTATTTCTTCCTAGTAAAGAAAAAGCGGAACGAGTTATTCAAGAATGGGAAGAGGCTGGTATAAAGCAATTATCACTTAGTCTGAATTTACATGGGGCTAAATTGAACTAG
- the mvaD gene encoding diphosphomevalonate decarboxylase, with amino-acid sequence MKATAKAHTNIALIKYWGKRDESLILPMNNSLSLTLDAFYTETTVTFNRELEEDKFYLDNEIILGDQYTKVSKFLDLIRNYADSPLFAEVHSTNAVPTAAGFASSASGFAALAAAATRALDLNLDNQTLSRLTRQGSGSACRSIYGGFVEWEKGVEDDGSDSYAVPITPQDHWDVRVAAVVLSSDMKKVSSRVGMKRTVETSPFYSGWVDSIPSDLMQIKTAIQNRDFEKMGKIAEANCQKMHATTLGANPPFTYWHDTTLTVMQTVQALREKGILAYFTIDAGPNVKVLYQPENEEIVHQTLRKIPGVSNVILSRSGQGVTYQ; translated from the coding sequence ATGAAAGCAACGGCAAAGGCACATACCAACATTGCCTTGATTAAATATTGGGGAAAGCGCGATGAGTCGTTGATTTTACCAATGAATAACAGTCTTTCTTTAACTTTAGATGCTTTTTATACAGAGACAACTGTAACATTTAATCGTGAACTAGAAGAGGATAAATTTTATTTAGACAACGAAATAATTTTAGGAGATCAATATACAAAAGTCTCCAAGTTTCTTGATTTAATTAGAAATTATGCGGATAGTCCTTTGTTTGCGGAAGTCCATTCGACAAATGCGGTCCCGACTGCGGCAGGTTTCGCTTCATCAGCGTCTGGTTTTGCAGCACTTGCAGCAGCTGCTACACGTGCATTAGATTTAAATCTTGACAATCAGACCTTATCCCGCCTTACACGGCAAGGATCAGGTTCTGCATGTCGGTCAATCTATGGTGGTTTTGTAGAGTGGGAAAAAGGTGTAGAAGATGATGGATCTGATTCCTATGCTGTGCCTATAACTCCACAAGATCATTGGGATGTTCGCGTCGCCGCGGTTGTTTTATCATCTGATATGAAAAAGGTTTCTAGCCGCGTAGGAATGAAAAGAACAGTAGAGACTTCACCATTTTATTCCGGATGGGTGGATAGCATTCCTAGTGATCTAATGCAAATCAAAACTGCGATACAGAATCGAGACTTTGAAAAAATGGGTAAAATTGCCGAGGCGAATTGCCAAAAGATGCATGCGACAACATTAGGCGCTAACCCACCATTTACGTATTGGCACGATACAACGTTAACTGTTATGCAAACCGTCCAAGCATTACGCGAGAAAGGTATTCTTGCTTATTTCACTATTGATGCTGGTCCAAACGTAAAAGTTCTTTATCAACCAGAAAACGAAGAGATAGTCCATCAAACACTCCGGAAAATACCTGGTGTATCAAACGTGATTTTAAGTCGTTCAGGTCAGGGAGTCACCTATCAATAG
- the mvk gene encoding mevalonate kinase: MSVEKATTSEQTAVGIAHSKLILIGEHAVVHGQPAIAIPFPLVGVEALVDNVPGAVKIDSTFYHGPIDKAPISLDGVVNCINATLNYLEIPRNDLLIRIKSSIPPGKGLGSSASVAIAVVRSLFDHADQELTEETLLMLANISETYAHGAPSGIDTLTITSQSPVWYEKDIPFHFIKPNADFHFIVADSGRKGDTRLAVESVAELLKSGPKKIQASLDRIGDITHQARRALEKASKQLLGKTLNEAQKELEALGVSDAGLNRLIYIARQGGALGAKLTGGGNGGCIIALARNEAHSKQLCEKLKGFGAHAVWPFVLRKQK, encoded by the coding sequence ATGAGTGTAGAGAAAGCAACAACTTCAGAACAAACAGCTGTCGGAATAGCTCATAGTAAATTAATTTTAATTGGGGAACATGCGGTTGTACACGGACAACCAGCTATCGCCATTCCCTTCCCTTTAGTTGGGGTAGAGGCGCTTGTAGATAATGTACCAGGTGCAGTTAAAATAGATAGTACGTTTTATCATGGACCAATCGATAAGGCACCTATTTCTCTTGACGGTGTGGTTAACTGTATTAACGCAACTTTAAATTATTTAGAAATACCACGTAATGACCTGTTGATTCGGATTAAGTCATCGATACCACCTGGGAAAGGGCTTGGATCAAGTGCTTCAGTTGCAATTGCTGTTGTTCGGTCTTTATTTGACCATGCAGATCAAGAGCTGACAGAAGAGACGCTATTAATGCTAGCAAATATTTCAGAGACCTATGCACATGGCGCACCTAGTGGAATTGATACACTCACGATTACATCACAATCGCCTGTGTGGTATGAGAAAGATATTCCATTCCACTTTATTAAACCAAATGCTGACTTCCACTTTATTGTGGCGGATTCGGGTCGAAAAGGTGATACACGATTGGCTGTTGAATCGGTGGCAGAGTTACTAAAATCTGGCCCTAAGAAAATTCAAGCTAGTCTTGATCGGATTGGTGACATAACACATCAAGCAAGAAGAGCTCTTGAAAAAGCCAGTAAACAACTTTTAGGAAAAACATTAAACGAAGCACAAAAAGAACTAGAAGCACTAGGTGTAAGTGATGCAGGACTAAACAGGCTAATTTATATTGCTCGTCAAGGGGGAGCCCTTGGTGCCAAATTAACAGGTGGCGGAAATGGTGGATGTATTATTGCTTTGGCTCGCAATGAAGCCCACTCTAAACAACTCTGTGAAAAACTAAAGGGCTTTGGTGCTCATGCAGTATGGCCGTTTGTATTACGGAAGCAAAAGTAA
- a CDS encoding hydroxymethylglutaryl-CoA reductase, degradative, which translates to MNTSRIPGFYNMTVEERRKILAEQAGFTKEETAHLSQANPLSLDTADNMIENVIGTYQLPLGLGLNFLINGKEYVVPMAIEEPSVVASASYIAKLVRNAGGFTTEATDRIMIGQIQVVGCSDFDLAKKALLREKDMLLEGANAAYPSIVARGGGAQDLEVRILNDDSGSKYGQMLVLHLYINTCDAMGANIINTMVEALAPVVEDLTKGKVYLRILSNLADRCMARAKCVIPPELLASGDYSGEEVRDGVVHAYEFAASDPYRAVTHNKGIMNGIDPIVIATGNDWRAVEAGAHAYAARFGKYSSMTDWYADDEGNLVGELELPMSVGTVGGSIRVHPISQIAHKMLGVESAQELAQVIVSVGLAQNLGALKALVTDGIQKGHMALHSRSVAMAAGAKGELIDIIAEQLINEKEIRVGKAKELVAKTKR; encoded by the coding sequence ATGAATACTTCTAGAATTCCTGGCTTCTATAATATGACTGTAGAAGAGCGCAGAAAGATACTTGCTGAGCAAGCTGGCTTTACGAAAGAAGAAACAGCTCATCTTTCTCAAGCGAATCCATTATCTCTTGATACAGCAGATAATATGATAGAAAATGTTATAGGAACTTATCAGTTGCCACTAGGGTTAGGATTAAACTTTCTTATAAACGGGAAAGAATATGTAGTACCTATGGCTATTGAAGAACCATCTGTTGTGGCATCTGCGAGTTATATTGCAAAGCTTGTTCGAAATGCTGGTGGGTTTACAACCGAAGCTACCGATAGAATTATGATCGGTCAGATTCAAGTAGTTGGATGCTCTGATTTCGATTTAGCTAAGAAAGCACTTTTGAGAGAGAAAGACATGCTTTTAGAGGGAGCCAATGCAGCTTACCCTAGTATCGTCGCTAGAGGCGGCGGAGCGCAGGATTTAGAAGTACGCATACTAAATGATGATTCAGGTTCAAAATATGGCCAGATGCTTGTGTTACATCTGTATATTAATACATGTGATGCAATGGGTGCCAATATAATTAATACCATGGTTGAAGCCCTTGCACCAGTTGTAGAAGATTTAACAAAAGGAAAAGTATATTTGAGAATTCTTTCCAATTTGGCGGATAGATGTATGGCACGTGCTAAATGTGTGATACCACCAGAATTATTAGCGTCTGGTGATTATTCCGGTGAAGAAGTACGAGATGGAGTAGTGCATGCTTATGAGTTCGCAGCATCTGATCCATATCGTGCAGTTACCCATAATAAAGGAATCATGAATGGGATTGACCCAATAGTAATCGCAACAGGAAATGATTGGCGTGCAGTTGAAGCTGGAGCACATGCTTATGCGGCGCGTTTTGGTAAATATAGTTCGATGACAGATTGGTATGCTGATGATGAAGGTAATCTGGTTGGTGAACTTGAGTTACCTATGTCTGTCGGAACTGTTGGCGGTTCGATTCGTGTCCACCCAATCTCGCAAATTGCTCATAAGATGTTAGGTGTAGAATCTGCCCAAGAATTAGCACAGGTTATTGTATCAGTAGGTCTAGCGCAAAACCTGGGTGCTTTAAAAGCTTTAGTGACGGATGGTATCCAAAAGGGTCATATGGCTTTACATTCCCGCTCTGTGGCGATGGCGGCAGGGGCTAAAGGAGAGCTGATTGATATCATTGCTGAACAATTAATTAATGAAAAAGAAATCCGTGTGGGGAAAGCTAAAGAATTGGTGGCAAAGACTAAAAGATGA